The following coding sequences are from one Candidatus Methylomirabilota bacterium window:
- a CDS encoding response regulator, whose translation MAEQPPLILIIDDNADHSEIYALYLRSVGFRVVAAADGTSGVGQARALRPDVILLDLYMPGLNGWQACRWLKASVETATIPVIALTGHSVEQAGLEAMKAGCDRFVAKGSDPDRVVQVIREVLSEQIGG comes from the coding sequence ATGGCCGAGCAGCCACCCCTTATTCTGATCATTGACGACAATGCCGATCACAGCGAGATCTATGCCCTGTACCTGCGTTCGGTCGGCTTCCGGGTCGTCGCCGCCGCCGATGGGACGAGCGGCGTCGGACAAGCGCGCGCCCTGCGCCCCGACGTCATCCTCTTGGATCTCTACATGCCAGGTCTCAACGGATGGCAAGCGTGCCGCTGGTTAAAGGCGAGTGTCGAGACGGCAACCATCCCGGTCATCGCCCTTACGGGGCACTCGGTGGAGCAGGCTGGGCTGGAAGCAATGAAAGCCGGGTGTGACCGGTTCGTCGCCAAGGGATCAGACCCGGACCGCGTCGTCCAGGTAATCCGTGAGGTGCTGAGCGAGCAGATTGGCGGTTGA
- a CDS encoding CBS domain-containing protein — translation MARTVYGAIAQRWLPTPVTAKWRAPHDGATRMWPLVAVAIPALAGLATAWFVRERGPVLRSIKVKDLMVSDIVAVDPSATLAEAAKLMRDHNVGILPIVVNTKLAGVITDRDLVVRALAEGADPTMTEVGEFASTEPICARPDTQLEEAMEVMAECQVGRLPVVDYNDQLVGMVTLGSLALRSREEKETLHTAQEVSRRSARAA, via the coding sequence ATGGCTAGAACAGTCTATGGAGCCATCGCGCAGCGGTGGTTGCCAACGCCGGTCACCGCGAAATGGAGGGCACCACACGACGGCGCAACACGGATGTGGCCGCTCGTCGCTGTTGCTATCCCGGCGCTTGCTGGGCTGGCGACCGCCTGGTTCGTGAGGGAGCGAGGGCCGGTGCTGCGGTCGATAAAGGTGAAAGATCTCATGGTGAGTGACATTGTGGCCGTCGATCCGTCCGCGACGCTCGCCGAGGCAGCAAAACTGATGCGTGATCACAATGTCGGCATCCTGCCGATTGTCGTTAACACCAAGCTGGCCGGTGTGATTACAGATCGTGACCTCGTTGTACGCGCCCTCGCTGAGGGGGCCGACCCCACAATGACGGAGGTCGGCGAGTTCGCGTCAACGGAGCCGATCTGTGCCCGCCCGGACACTCAGCTCGAGGAGGCGATGGAGGTCATGGCCGAGTGCCAGGTGGGCCGGCTTCCCGTCGTCGACTATAACGACCAGTTGGTAGGGATGGTGACTCTCGGTTCGCTGGCGCTGCGTTCGCGGGAGGAAAAGGAAACCTTGCATACCGCGCAAGAGGTGTCGAGACGGTCTGCCCGCGCGGCATAG
- a CDS encoding Crp/Fnr family transcriptional regulator, with the protein MPYFVALPASELRHLAAQCTTRDLGSGDALFEEGEPCRGLLVVAEGRVEIRQISLRGREQIFHTEGPGATLGEGPLFDGGGYIASAVAAAPSRVLFIPRAEVVRLCHRQPAVALAMLKTMARRIRHFAGIVSDLAFRPVTERLARYLGTAIAGPITPGARIELTLTHAQLAARLGTVRELVARAFSQLEESGVIARDRSRVTIRDPARLAALARGDEAPGRG; encoded by the coding sequence GTGCCATATTTCGTTGCCCTGCCGGCCTCCGAGCTGCGTCATCTGGCCGCACAGTGTACGACGAGGGATCTGGGCTCCGGAGATGCTCTCTTTGAAGAGGGAGAGCCGTGCCGGGGCCTCCTTGTCGTCGCGGAAGGGCGTGTCGAGATCCGGCAGATCTCCCTGAGGGGCCGCGAGCAGATCTTTCACACGGAAGGACCGGGCGCCACGCTCGGCGAGGGGCCGCTCTTCGACGGGGGTGGTTACATCGCCTCGGCGGTGGCCGCGGCGCCCTCGCGCGTGCTCTTCATCCCGCGCGCTGAGGTCGTCCGCCTCTGTCACCGGCAGCCGGCGGTGGCGCTGGCCATGTTGAAGACGATGGCCCGCAGGATCCGTCACTTCGCGGGCATCGTCAGCGACCTGGCCTTTCGTCCGGTGACAGAGCGGCTCGCCCGGTACCTGGGCACGGCTATCGCCGGGCCCATCACGCCTGGTGCCCGTATCGAGCTCACGCTCACGCACGCGCAGCTCGCGGCGCGGCTCGGCACGGTCCGCGAGCTGGTCGCCCGCGCCTTCTCCCAGCTCGAGGAGAGTGGGGTCATTGCGCGCGACCGATCGCGTGTCACCATCCGCGATCCCGCGCGTCTCGCCGCGCTCGCCCGAGGTGATGAGGCTCCGGGGCGGGGCTGA
- a CDS encoding putative sulfate/molybdate transporter codes for MRLVGNDFNRSEFAGAFGDLGTLVPFVVGYITISRLDPQGVLLGFGLLAMATGLYFRTPMSVQPMKAIATVAVTQPQLVTPGAIFASAVVTGLFWLGMGLSGAVSWLAAVTSRPVVRGIVLGLGLSFILEGVSFMYQGPLVAVPAVLLTFLLLGQPRIPAMLILLAYGAAAALSLDPTLIRDLGSLAPGFRLPSFQVPLMSWREIFTGAFVLAVPQAALTLGNAVIATAEEHNALFPHRPISVRLLALDHGLMNLVAAPLGGVPMCRGAGGMAGHIRFGARTGGALVILGVLLLAGALFFADSVSTVLRLFPLPVLGVILFFGGIELAVGINDEMFSRSERTVLVVTAGVALWNMGVAYLAGLLLHHATRRGIVRL; via the coding sequence ATGAGACTCGTCGGCAACGATTTCAACCGGTCGGAATTCGCCGGGGCTTTCGGGGATCTTGGAACCCTCGTCCCCTTCGTCGTGGGTTACATCACCATTAGTCGACTCGACCCCCAGGGCGTACTCCTGGGATTCGGGTTGTTGGCGATGGCAACGGGCCTCTACTTCCGCACGCCGATGTCGGTTCAGCCCATGAAGGCCATCGCCACCGTCGCCGTCACGCAACCCCAGCTGGTCACGCCAGGCGCCATCTTTGCGTCCGCCGTCGTCACCGGCCTCTTCTGGCTGGGCATGGGCCTGAGCGGCGCCGTGTCCTGGCTGGCGGCGGTGACCAGCCGTCCGGTCGTGCGAGGGATCGTGCTCGGGCTAGGGCTTAGCTTCATCCTGGAAGGCGTCAGCTTCATGTACCAGGGACCGCTGGTGGCGGTCCCGGCGGTGCTCCTGACGTTCCTCCTTCTCGGCCAGCCGCGCATCCCGGCCATGCTCATCCTGCTGGCCTACGGTGCTGCGGCTGCCCTGAGCCTCGATCCGACGCTCATCCGCGACCTGGGCAGCCTCGCTCCCGGCTTTCGGCTGCCCAGTTTCCAGGTGCCGTTGATGTCGTGGCGGGAGATTTTCACCGGCGCCTTCGTACTGGCTGTCCCTCAAGCTGCTTTGACCCTGGGCAACGCCGTCATCGCTACCGCCGAGGAACACAACGCGCTGTTCCCGCACCGGCCGATCAGCGTCCGTCTGCTCGCGCTCGATCATGGCCTGATGAATTTGGTGGCGGCGCCGCTGGGCGGGGTGCCGATGTGCCGGGGCGCGGGCGGCATGGCGGGGCATATCAGGTTCGGCGCTCGCACGGGAGGCGCGCTGGTGATCCTGGGTGTGTTACTGCTCGCGGGGGCGCTGTTCTTCGCCGACTCGGTCTCCACGGTACTCCGGCTGTTCCCCCTGCCGGTGCTCGGAGTCATCCTGTTCTTCGGCGGCATCGAGCTGGCCGTCGGCATCAACGACGAGATGTTCTCGCGTAGCGAGCGCACGGTGCTGGTCGTCACCGCAGGCGTGGCCTTGTGGAACATGGGGGTGGCCTATCTGGCGGGATTGCTGCTCCACCACGCCACGCGGCGAGGAATCGTTCGCCTCTGA